ACATCGGTTATTCCTTCATTTTCTATGGCATACAGCTTGTTATTGCTGAAAAAATTGCCTTCAATCTTGCCGAAGAACTCGCGGATGCCAATGCCTCGAATACCATTTTCCGTAAATGAATTATTATTGATTTCAGCGCTTGAATTGTTGATGCTCAACCCGCTGAAATTATTGGAGTGAATATAATTTCCAGTTAGTTCGATATTGTCAACATCACGGAATGAAATCCCGGACTCAATATTGTTAAGCAGCAGATTGTTGTTGATGTCGCCGTATTTGGCATCATGAAGCATCAGGCCGTAACGATTTGATTCCATGGTGTTCAGCGTTACAACCGGAAACCCTTCACGTACTTTTAAACCGTAGGTCATATTATGCTGGAAAAGATTTTTTTCTATACGGATTGAAGCGCGGTAAAAATTAGCGCCAGAGAGATTGTCGATAATCGAATTGCCGGTAAAAACAATTTCCGAATCCCTGGCCTGGATTGCGTTTTTATTGGCAAAGAATATATTGTCGGCAACCTCAACTGCAGATTCCTGAAACTGTATTCCGCGGTAATTGTGTGAAAAAAAAGATTTTTTCACGGAAACATTGGCAAAATGGAAATGCAGGCCCCGGTAGGCGTTTTCAATTCGGCAATGTTCGATGAGATTCTGGGCGCCGTCACTGTTTATGATGTTGATCGCGTCCCAGTCAGCTTGGCTCTTTTCTGTTTCAGCGGAGCGGAAGATAATCGGTTTGTTTTCAGTACCTTTGGCAATAAGAACACCTTGGAGAAGCAGGCCGTTTTCTCCGATATTGTCGTTGTTGGTATCTTTTTTAAAAAATTCAATGATTGTGCCGGGAAGGATGATCAGCCTGTTTTTTGCCGGGAGCCGGATGAGACCGTTGATCTGGATTCTTCCCTGCCAGATTGTGTCTCCCAGAAGGACCATATCCTCATAGCTGCGGCTTATTTCTTTTTCCTGCTGAGGCTCTGGCGGAAGGGAATAAGCAGGCAAGTCTTCAAGTGAAATAATATCTTTTTTGGCGTTTGCCGCGACCAGGGTATTATTGAGTTTAACCTGCGACTTTCGCAAATTCAGTATGCCATAATCATTCTTGCTGATCGTTGAATTTGTGATGCTTGCAACGGTCTCATTGCTCTGGACGATCACCCCGTATTTATTGTTCGTGAGAATGATGTGGTCCGCAGCGAGAGAGCCGCTGAATAGTTGGATTGCCGCGTTCGCATCTTCAATTGTGCCGTGTTTGAGCGTTGCTGATCCTCCGTCAATAATGATGCCGGCCCATTCAGTTGAATATTCAGTTTTGTCCGCCTTGAAAAAAATCGGCGCAGATGGGGTGCCGAGAAATCGAAGTATTCCTCGTACAGTTATTTCGGTAAGCGGTGAAAGGTATTCAGGATCGGTCTTGGTGCTGTCTGATGGTACTACAGTAATAGCTGTGCCGGGTTTTACCGTTAAGGTAATTCCCGCAGGGATCAGGATATCTTCTTCAACGGTTATGTTTCCTTGCCAGACAGTGTTTTCCGTCAAGGTGCGGGCAGAACATTCCATGTGGGAAAAAAGCCCGAAGATTCCCACCAATACAAATGTGTAACAGATTCTCAGTATGGAAAACATTAGTCAAGAAGAGTAACGCATGGAGTTACTGTAATAGTTATCACCGGTAGAATGAACAAAGCATATCATTATCTGCAAGGGCTCATCGTACCCCGACATCCAATACCGATTCTTTAAGAAAGGGCTCAAAAAGCGCTTCCCCCAGGATTTCGTCATCGTGTTTATCATAAATTCGATCGGCAATTACCTGCTCATTGGCCGACCCCCACCAGTTGTTCCGGATGTCAACGTTAATGGACTGCCGATCGCCGATTTTATAATCATAGCCGAGATTGTCATAAATATTATTATTTAACAAGACTGGTGGTTCCAGGTTGAATTGAGGTTCATTGAAATCAACAGTGTTAACATGAGGTCTCATGAATAAGGCTCCCACATCATTTTTGGTTATCAGGTTGTTTCTCAGGAAAACCCGGCCTTCGAGGCGGGCAAAGCGGAATCCTATATCGTTATTAATGAAGGTGCTGTGTTCCATAACCAGATTGGTCCGGTTGAAACGCAGGCCCTCATGGTTGTTGTGGAAAAGACAATCAGATATGCTGGCGTTTGAATAGTGAATCTGCATTCCGGTAAAGGCATTCTGGATGTCACAGTATTCAAAGACGCTGTCCGATGCGGTGGCCAATACCAGAAGATATGCCCAGTCTTTGTTCTGGGGGATCTTTTCTGCTGACTGGAAGTAGATTTTTTCTTCCTTGGTGCCGCGGGCGACGATTCTTCCTTCAACGGTGATTTCGCCGTCGCCGATTCCGTTATTGTCCCGGTCAATTTTTGTAAAACTTACAATGGTACCCGGGGCGATGGTCAGGGTGACTCCTCGTTTAACAAGCAATGTGCCGGTGATTTCGATTTTGCCGCTCATCAGTGTATCCTGGGCAATGGTGTAATCGGTAAGGGCTGCATCTTTGATTTCGAGCTTGTTAGGTGAATCCAGATACCGGAGGGTGGAAAGATATTTTTCGTCCAGTGCGGAGCTAACCGCAATATCTATTCCTTCAACCATTTGCTTTTCTTTGAGATTCACAACATGCATGGCATTGCCGCCGTAAAGTCCGTAGATATCACCGCGATGGGGTCCGCCGCCAAGAGTATTTCTGGCAATTATATAATAGTCACCCGCTTGGTCCACTGGAATGAAATAATTGCCGTCCTTGTCCGTCTCTCCGACATATTCTGAGCCATGACTGATGTTAAACATCATGAAGACCGGAGTGTGGGTGTGATGCGCCATGACGAAAATATTCGGTACAGGTTTTCCCTCAAGG
This window of the Pseudomonadota bacterium genome carries:
- a CDS encoding right-handed parallel beta-helix repeat-containing protein translates to MECSARTLTENTVWQGNITVEEDILIPAGITLTVKPGTAITVVPSDSTKTDPEYLSPLTEITVRGILRFLGTPSAPIFFKADKTEYSTEWAGIIIDGGSATLKHGTIEDANAAIQLFSGSLAADHIILTNNKYGVIVQSNETVASITNSTISKNDYGILNLRKSQVKLNNTLVAANAKKDIISLEDLPAYSLPPEPQQEKEISRSYEDMVLLGDTIWQGRIQINGLIRLPAKNRLIILPGTIIEFFKKDTNNDNIGENGLLLQGVLIAKGTENKPIIFRSAETEKSQADWDAINIINSDGAQNLIEHCRIENAYRGLHFHFANVSVKKSFFSHNYRGIQFQESAVEVADNIFFANKNAIQARDSEIVFTGNSIIDNLSGANFYRASIRIEKNLFQHNMTYGLKVREGFPVVTLNTMESNRYGLMLHDAKYGDINNNLLLNNIESGISFRDVDNIELTGNYIHSNNFSGLSINNSSAEINNNSFTENGIRGIGIREFFGKIEGNFFSNNKLYAIENEGITDVDAAGNSFDNQPVETIIFDKQDNPSQGRVITEPLAQSTPIFSWPFEMLESDLSWYGRIHIARPFLIPDKKTLHIMPGASIEIADQAEILVQGIINATGTPEKRILFTSASSPKKPEAWGEIRLEYADGSEFQFCDFEYGSWAVHCHFTNLVIYGCSFSNNYGGMRFRSGPVTISQSKFSNNIIGIRSFLGIAKIENNLITDNEKGIFVREKANGLSITANNIFLNHDYNVRIGEFNKEDLDARENWWGPTENPKDLFFDANREPGIGYVIYEPVLSKPVELEIFK